One segment of Dolichospermum sp. DET69 DNA contains the following:
- a CDS encoding amidophosphoribosyltransferase, whose product MIPIEYPEIANNPINSDEDRPDKPEEACGVFGIYAPEQDVAKLTYFGLYALQHRGQESAGIATFEGPHVHQHKDMGLVSQVFNETILDQLPGNLAVGHTRYSTTGSSRRVNAQPAVVETRLGLLALAHNGNLVNTVKLREELLKDKFNLITTTDSEMIAYAIAQEVNAGADWVTGAISAFHRCDGAFSLTIGTPVGVMGVRDPNGIRPLVIGTLDSEPLRYVLASETCGLDIIGAEYLRDVAPGELVWITETGLESFQWHQQPERKLCIFEMIYFARPDSLMHNETLYSYRMRLGRKMAAEAPVEADLVFGVPDSGIPAAIGYSQASGIAYGEGLIKNRYVGRTFIQPTQAMRESGIKMKLNPLKDVLFGKRVVIIDDSIVRGTTSRKLVQALRDAGVAEVHMRISSPPVTHPCFYGIDTDTQDQLIAATKSVEEIAKQLQVDSLAYLSWEGMLETTREDTNSFCSACFTGDYPVAIPEKMKRSKLILEKVVV is encoded by the coding sequence ATGATTCCCATTGAATACCCCGAAATTGCCAACAACCCAATTAACAGTGATGAAGATCGCCCTGACAAGCCAGAAGAGGCTTGTGGTGTATTTGGCATTTACGCCCCAGAACAAGACGTTGCTAAATTGACCTACTTTGGATTGTATGCGCTTCAGCACCGGGGTCAAGAATCTGCTGGGATTGCTACCTTTGAAGGTCCCCACGTTCACCAGCACAAAGATATGGGTTTGGTGTCTCAAGTCTTCAATGAAACCATCTTAGATCAATTACCCGGAAATCTGGCAGTTGGACATACTCGCTATTCCACTACCGGTTCTAGTCGCAGAGTTAATGCCCAACCTGCTGTGGTGGAAACTCGTTTAGGTTTATTGGCTCTAGCACATAATGGAAATTTAGTCAATACTGTAAAACTGCGAGAAGAGTTACTTAAAGATAAGTTTAACTTAATCACGACCACCGACTCAGAAATGATTGCTTATGCGATCGCTCAGGAAGTCAACGCCGGTGCAGATTGGGTAACAGGAGCTATCAGTGCCTTTCATCGTTGCGATGGAGCATTTAGCCTGACTATTGGTACACCCGTAGGTGTGATGGGAGTCCGTGATCCTAACGGGATTCGTCCCTTAGTAATTGGTACGTTAGATAGCGAACCTCTGCGTTATGTTCTCGCATCCGAAACTTGCGGTTTAGATATTATCGGTGCAGAATATCTGCGGGATGTCGCCCCTGGGGAATTAGTGTGGATTACAGAAACTGGTTTAGAATCATTTCAGTGGCATCAACAGCCAGAACGCAAACTTTGTATCTTTGAAATGATCTATTTTGCTCGTCCTGATAGCCTCATGCACAACGAAACTTTATACAGTTATCGAATGCGCTTAGGACGAAAAATGGCGGCAGAAGCTCCTGTAGAAGCTGATTTAGTATTCGGTGTCCCTGATTCTGGTATCCCTGCGGCCATTGGTTATTCCCAAGCTTCTGGTATTGCTTATGGTGAAGGACTGATTAAAAATCGCTACGTCGGCCGCACCTTTATTCAGCCTACCCAAGCCATGCGGGAGTCAGGGATTAAAATGAAACTCAACCCCCTCAAAGATGTCTTATTCGGTAAGCGAGTAGTAATCATTGATGATTCCATCGTCCGGGGAACTACTAGCCGTAAACTCGTGCAGGCCTTGCGTGATGCTGGTGTCGCTGAAGTCCACATGAGAATTTCTTCTCCTCCTGTAACTCATCCTTGCTTCTATGGGATTGATACCGATACCCAAGATCAATTAATTGCAGCGACAAAATCAGTCGAGGAAATAGCCAAACAATTACAAGTTGATAGTCTGGCTTATTTGAGTTGGGAAGGAATGCTAGAAACAACCAGAGAAGATACTAATAGTTTCTGTTCGGCTTGTTTTACTGGTGATTATCCTGTTGCTATTCCTGAAAAAATGAAGCGCTCTAAATTGATTTTAGAAAAGGTTGTAGTTTAG